The region attataagagcgttttatttacaaaactaaaaataggaatttttagatatattgtaagaaaaattgagtgatctgtaaaatattattaatgattaaatgaaacttttattcgtATATTACATTAGGTAGTAATAAGTTTATTTTGCTACTTCGTAGATTGATATGAAGATACATTGGAATCAATCTTAAAATTATCATTGAAATTTGTTGGCTTTTATAAATTGGAAAGGATACAAAAATGAgtaaaattcaaaatgaaacTATTATGCAAGAGATAATGGTACTTGGAAAGCTCCTGCATCAGAATGgagaaaaagtattaaatgCATCTGGCAAACTTTCTTTGTCAACTACTttactatataatttaaatgaagCTTTTTCTCTGATCGTCGATGGATGTGAAAATTTAGAAGCTTCATTTCAAGTATGCAACAGCTCAAAAATTGACATATTCCGTGATCTGAAATTTCTACATGACTTTGTACAGAAGACAATTGGACTAAAAGTGACTTATTGTCCAAGCAATCCTAAGATACCCGTTGATATTACTAAATTTAGGTGTTTGAAATAtctagaattaaaaaaagttaACATTGATACTGTAAAAGGACTCAGAGGTGTTAGAGGCCAACTTGAAAGCATTGTTTGTACTGGTAGAAAAGGAGTTTGTACTGTAAAACAACTCTTgggtaattataattaaaaatttataatttttaattaaaaaatggatttaatattataaacattatttttatgcaGTGAATTGTGGTGGTGATACTGGTGTTGGGTTTGTATGGGGTTCTTTGAAACATTTGGCATTACCACACAATGCTCTTGAAAAATTAGATACATCTTTAGAGTTAGTACCATGGTTACAAGTAATAGATTTAAGTCATAACTTGATAACATCTGCAGATGAATTATCTTGTTTGCCAAATTTAAAACATGTAAATCTTGGATATAATAAACTTGAAACAGTACCCACCTTTAATGAAGCAGCATCACGTTTATTACAAGTAATAGTTCTGAAGAATAATTACATAGAAAGTTTAAATGGTAATGTATTagtgtatttaattattttgagtttgagtttaagttttatttttctttcagtaCATTAGTGTTACATCAAAAAATGGTGTTTTTAAAACCATTCTGCTTTCATATTGTCAGTTTGCTTATGCTATTGCACATACacacataatttataaaagcaaaaatatatttatgaattatctTTGTTCAAACAGGTTTGCAAAGTTTGGAATGTTTAACAGCATTAGATTTATCTTATAATTGTTTGATGGAACATTCAGTCTTGTGGCCTTTAGAGAAAATGTCTGCTTTGTTATGGGTATCCTTAAAAGGCAATCCCTTGTCATATCATCCAAAACATCGATTATTATCCATAAAACATTTACATCCATGTTTGAGTGATAGCAAGGTAGGTAGATGTAAAAAACGATAATATgctatattattacaaaatgtaaatttcgcaacatttaagtattatataaatataaataaaatttcacgatttaGTTGGTTGTAGATCATTCATCACTTTCAAGATTAGAGAAACAAATTATTGcagaaaatcgattctttATCATCAGATCTGAAAAATCCGTGTCGAACGAGTTACTCAACTCAATGTCAAATTCCTTAAATTCTAGTAGTTTACCTACATCTATTAACACGTCTACGATTAGTGATTTTGTAGCAGGAACATCTGCAGAAGGGACAGGTAGCATGGAAAAAAGTTTTtctaaaagtaaaaagaaatcaaacaTAAAGGAAGCAGTTATCGCGGAAGTCGAGCAAGAAAAAGATGATTTAAAAGCAGATCGTAGTATTTCTTGCTTAggtaataaattactttcaattttaatcatttttttatgATGTTGAGacatatattattcttttgatattattattcacagaaatttcgaaaggacatttagaaacaaaaaaacaaattttggaGATACGAAGAAGATATGGAGAAGATAAGTGGTTAAGTAGTCAAGCTGGCACATTTGTTCAAGATATTATGGGAATACAACCTCCGACATATTCAATAACATCGGAATTtacgatagaaaatttaaacgcTAAAGATATTGTGCATAGTATTGAAGATTCTGTAAATCTTTTGATGAAAGATACACACATGAAtgaattaaacgataaatctGAATCTTTAAAGcaagaaattaatgaatttaacgACGAAAAAAATGGAAGTAAAGTATTAACTGAAGAAGAGAATGTTTCCGAGGTTTTACTGAACAATGACACAAGCGTTCTTGAGAATCTGTCTGAGCCTCCTTATGATCCAGAACAAGGTATATTATAAAGAgtaaattgtatatatcgttaaaaaattactttattttaattgttgcatttttaatatctagAAGTTGGGAATTTGTACCGGGTTCAAAGGAggaaaaattcaaacgaattggaagatttgtttttaataataacaacacaGTACGTATTCTTTAttgtattaaagaattttacattttcattttataatataattatagtgTTATTCGAGAGAGAGATTCACTTACTGGGAAACTGAGATGCTGTTGGTCAACAAGTTCTGTATTATCGTGTGTACTTGGTAGAAGTGAACCAGTGACAGTAGATATAATTTTCGATACCACACGTGAACATCGTCAAAATAGGAGATATTTGGTAGAACCAAACATTGCAAaagtaagaaataagaaaatgcaAACAGAGATATAAATGGCATGTAAATAGTATTAATGTACTACATATTTGATCGTTTTGTAGGAAATAGTTCAAATAATTAACGAGAGAATAGAAAAGAGAACGATATTGTTGAAAGTTTTTAAATGTATGAAATGTTCAACTCATTTTTCCCAAGATtcagaatatattttcataaattcatcTGCATCAGgtacattttcaataatagTTATAGATTGGAAGACATTATAAGTTACAAGCACGTTTAGTATTGTAAAAAATTCCAAGTTCCAGGTACAAACCAATTGAAATGTCCCACCTGTGGAAGTACTTTAGTTATAGAAACAGACGAATTATCGATGTTGGATATGGAAAATGATACTTCTAAAGGTTTATTGGAAAGCGTAACTAAAAATCAACATTCTGAGAATTCAGTAAAAACCAATCTACAACATTCTGAATCTTCTTCTAGCATTGGTAAGTCTCACTCATATCTGCGCatgtaatatgaaaatgaatgaaacatttgataaaagttatgaattttttaataatgagCTGTAATATCTTGAGTTTACTTCATATAACacagtttttataatttatgcgtggtgttcaaatttatttattttaaaatattaagtatGTAATAAGAGCTATGTATTTATGAGATTTCTACAATAAAAAGTAaccatatatatttatttgtttatgatGTTaagattttgtaatattagtATCTTTAAGttctatgataaaaataatatttattaatttatcgaatgtGGATGCACTAATTTCGTAACTGCTAACTGCATATCCGTGCATTGTACTATTGACTGAGACTATAACATACTAATCCCGGTGCAGGTGGAGCGGGGGTACGAGCTATATCTGTCACCACTTCTTTGGTGCACTCCGACTCTCACATCCAAGCTCAAGTCCGCTGTAAGCTTCAGCCACACTATGTGATTACAGCACTTTCTGTTTTCTCAAGCTTTCTTCACAATTAAAGATATAAAGCTATGATATTAGTTGCTTTACTATCTATGATTCTATACTACTATTATCAAATATCTTAGgctcatatttttatttttgtatttgcgATACATTCGTTTATTCTAAACAATTATaacaatttgcataaaaaaaaactagccataagaaaaaatacacaGAGACATATAAAGGAAAATGTGGCCTTTTcaagttaaataaaacaaaaagaaaagtatgAGTATCTTTTtgattaatatattcaaataacaaatagtatatattaaatttagatgagttgtaattattttactttgttatTAATAGGTTCAGCAACAAGTTTAGAGGAATCAAGAGAATCAACACCATCTGCAAATGTActagataaaaaatatgaaagtgaCATAGAAGTACTCAGTAATCCAAGTGAAAGTAGCATTGAAGTTCTAGATGATGGGTCAaggtaaattatattttttaatatttttggtaTAGACAATTATTCAATATGTTTTCAATAtgttcatttatataaaatttgttctatATCATGTCCATATTAATACAGAACACATCTTACACCACATAGAAAGCGTTCTTCAGAGGAAAGACGTGCTGCAGTTGCTCCATGTCTTTTAACAATACCAGATGCAGCACCAATTATGACTGGTTTAACAGAGAGTAGCTCCTCAGGTTTGTTAaaacttctattttttttttttttttggttataaaaattattttagatttattattaaaatgctATGTCTACAGGTTCTTTAACGAATAGTATTTGTACCGCATATGAAAATAAAGCAATGAGACAAATTAATGCAGATGAAAAATCCCTTAGTAATAATGATAAAGAGACCAAATCTTCACCAGTAACAAATTTAACTTCTATGCTAGGAGgttagtaaaattatatatttttaatatattaacatttaatttgtGTATATATCAATATTCATTTAATGTGAATAATTTTAGGACTACTTCAGAGTATAAAAATTGGCAGTAATAAACCATTAGAGCtaaaaacagaagaaacgTCGCATTTAATGGGTAGTAATATCCAGTATTCTTATGCGGATTTCAGTAGTATAGATCACAGAATAAAACtacatatcattttaaatatatttgaacatGAAAACGAAGAGCTTATTCTTCTTCTCAGGGTAACACTGAACTTCATATAATCCAAGCCATTAAACTAACATTCTAAGTGAATGttgttaatttattcgtaaatttttaGGCAGAGATCCTAATGCAAAATACAAAAGATACATTTCCTGGTTGTGTGGTTTTATCTACGTCGAAAgtttatattcttaaaattgttGGACCAGAagggtaataataaaataaaacataattttattagaattccatttattggaaatctgttctatttttatattgttgttattatagAGAAGACCCACAACGCTGGTTGCATAAAGAAATTAGCTGGACTATAGATAGATTAAGACGTTTCTCTCCGATACCATTTAAGCAAGGCGTCCTGATTGAATTAGAACAACCTAACAAAACAAATGACGAATTGAATTCtactattacatttttatgcgTTTTACAAGACTTACAAAGAACGCTCAACTTTTTGCTTTATGTTACTGGTAAAGAATAGAAACgtcgtttattttatacttaaatACCATCAAGCCAATAAGCCAATTCTTTGTTTGcagattttttattaccacCGATTTGTGAAGAAGTCGAACTCAAAATATCAGAACATTGTACTTCTTTAATgcatgaattattaaaaaattgcaaaaactACCAAGATAAAGATACTATTAGACACCttgctttattttcttctgccTTGTTAAAATATCAAGACCTCGAAATTCAACTGAAATTATCAAGCTTAATAGTAACTACTTCCGTCTTGGTAATATGCAATATGCAGTGGCTTCTTCCAGGTAACAAGGAGTTGCCACAGATAATAAGAGAACAAGCAATGAGCAATTTGATTGGAGTTGTAAGTAtcgaaataatattagtaaaattaaaaacggaAATCTTTACGAAAAACTGTACTTTGATTTTTTGTGATTAAACGTATTggttgttatatttttaggaACATTATAGCTCCTcaataactttaaatttcttagaTGAAATAATAGGACAAGAGGAAAGGTGGGTTTTAGACTTCGTTTCTACGAGTGCTGCTGAAATAGTCATTACTTCTATACGGTCTCCATGGGAGGAACTGTTTTCAATTCCCTTACAAAATATGGTTTGCAAATCACAAGATAGCGAAAGCGCATAgaacactaatacgtacaggAAAGTATTCTAGTCGTATAAAACACGTCATGTGAACTTTTAAACGAGTATAGGTTcattaaatcaaattaataGTTTACGCAATTTTGATGTGTTAGTGAAACTCATAGTTAATTTGTacagaaattgtaatttcacCAAATGATCACATAGAATAGTATATTATTtgactaataaaaatatataaaaatcataatatagcaaatattatatcataaataatacttgcttgtttttatttctaattgatttgttattttgtatctttttccaACTagagattatttaaatacttattataagaaaatataatgtaaaaataggaaaaatatttaaaagtttaataaGTAGTGTGAACAATCATTTTCatatctaaaaaaattaattatcttatatagatatatttatgataactttttttaattgtattgaaatattacaaataatatatctttttaaatggtttctaataattttttatattcaatttgTTGAAAgacataaaatttcaaatggtGCTATTAATATTAAGATACAATACATAACCttttatatcaataatttattgtatacaTTAAATAACTGAATGCTTCACACAGCAATagttatagtttatttattattttattgttaggaacattatacatattctactcaacaacaacaaatttgtttttttatatatatatatatcatatagttattgatacaataaaaatttttataattacatgatttttatattgcaAAGAGAATAAAGTATATAAACTTGtcttttttgaaatatttggaaatatcaGAAGCATAaaaatcttataaatattcaaagaatttgTATGCTTTCTTTGCAatactatagaaataaatgcaattttcaCCATGAAcaatacttaaataataatctgTGATGaactgatttttattatttatgtttctacctatacatatatatgtatttcgtgTGCATGTGTACATATTGtaaaactatattatattacgattTATAACAAGATGAAACAAATGTAAGACAATTTTATATCAACTTTGTCAAAGTCACTAATACCTTAGCTTAAATATTGGaactaattgtaaatttacgTATTGTACCAATTATTTTTCGGAAaatgttgaatttttaaataattaatataacaatgTATTATGAGGatggtatatattatttgtatatatgtaaataaattgttataatatctATTATACAAGCTATATCATAAAGTCATATCAAAGAAAAACATATACTTAAAAGTGAATATTATGTACAGAGCAAATGTGCTTGAATTTCGTGTTACTATAGTTCTACTTGAAACAAAATACACTGAGATGTGTGTACATAAGATATCCTGTATTAATGATGATAATGGGGTATGCaatatgtaaatgaaacaGTTGGGAGATGCTAGAAATAACTTAGTGTGTTATATGGGCCCATACATAAAGTATGTATTGCAAGAATGTGCAAT is a window of Bombus pascuorum chromosome 14, iyBomPasc1.1, whole genome shotgun sequence DNA encoding:
- the LOC132913983 gene encoding serine/threonine-protein kinase 11-interacting protein isoform X1, with translation MSKIQNETIMQEIMVLGKLLHQNGEKVLNASGKLSLSTTLLYNLNEAFSLIVDGCENLEASFQVCNSSKIDIFRDLKFLHDFVQKTIGLKVTYCPSNPKIPVDITKFRCLKYLELKKVNIDTVKGLRGVRGQLESIVCTGRKGVCTVKQLLVNCGGDTGVGFVWGSLKHLALPHNALEKLDTSLELVPWLQVIDLSHNLITSADELSCLPNLKHVNLGYNKLETVPTFNEAASRLLQVIVLKNNYIESLNGLQSLECLTALDLSYNCLMEHSVLWPLEKMSALLWVSLKGNPLSYHPKHRLLSIKHLHPCLSDSKLVVDHSSLSRLEKQIIAENRFFIIRSEKSVSNELLNSMSNSLNSSSLPTSINTSTISDFVAGTSAEGTGSMEKSFSKSKKKSNIKEAVIAEVEQEKDDLKADRSISCLEISKGHLETKKQILEIRRRYGEDKWLSSQAGTFVQDIMGIQPPTYSITSEFTIENLNAKDIVHSIEDSVNLLMKDTHMNELNDKSESLKQEINEFNDEKNGSKVLTEEENVSEVLLNNDTSVLENLSEPPYDPEQEVGNLYRVQRRKNSNELEDLFLIITTHVIRERDSLTGKLRCCWSTSSVLSCVLGRSEPVTVDIIFDTTREHRQNRRYLVEPNIAKEIVQIINERIEKRTILLKVFKCMKCSTHFSQDSEYIFINSSASVPGTNQLKCPTCGSTLVIETDELSMLDMENDTSKGLLESVTKNQHSENSVKTNLQHSESSSSIGGAGVRAISVTTSLVHSDSHIQAQVRCSATSLEESRESTPSANVLDKKYESDIEVLSNPSESSIEVLDDGSRTHLTPHRKRSSEERRAAVAPCLLTIPDAAPIMTGLTESSSSGSLTNSICTAYENKAMRQINADEKSLSNNDKETKSSPVTNLTSMLGGLLQSIKIGSNKPLELKTEETSHLMGSNIQYSYADFSSIDHRIKLHIILNIFEHENEELILLLRAEILMQNTKDTFPGCVVLSTSKVYILKIVGPEGEDPQRWLHKEISWTIDRLRRFSPIPFKQGVLIELEQPNKTNDELNSTITFLCVLQDLQRTLNFLLYVTDFLLPPICEEVELKISEHCTSLMHELLKNCKNYQDKDTIRHLALFSSALLKYQDLEIQLKLSSLIVTTSVLVICNMQWLLPGNKELPQIIREQAMSNLIGVEHYSSSITLNFLDEIIGQEERWVLDFVSTSAAEIVITSIRSPWEELFSIPLQNMVCKSQDSESA
- the LOC132913983 gene encoding serine/threonine-protein kinase 11-interacting protein isoform X4, which gives rise to MSKIQNETIMQEIMVLGKLLHQNGEKVLNASGKLSLSTTLLYNLNEAFSLIVDGCENLEASFQVCNSSKIDIFRDLKFLHDFVQKTIGLKVTYCPSNPKIPVDITKFRCLKYLELKKVNIDTVKGLRGVRGQLESIVCTGRKGVCTVKQLLVNCGGDTGVGFVWGSLKHLALPHNALEKLDTSLELVPWLQVIDLSHNLITSADELSCLPNLKHVNLGYNKLETVPTFNEAASRLLQVIVLKNNYIESLNGLQSLECLTALDLSYNCLMEHSVLWPLEKMSALLWVSLKGNPLSYHPKHRLLSIKHLHPCLSDSKLVVDHSSLSRLEKQIIAENRFFIIRSEKSVSNELLNSMSNSLNSSSLPTSINTSTISDFVAGTSAEGTGSMEKSFSKSKKKSNIKEAVIAEVEQEKDDLKADRSISCLEISKGHLETKKQILEIRRRYGEDKWLSSQAGTFVQDIMGIQPPTYSITSEFTIENLNAKDIVHSIEDSVNLLMKDTHMNELNDKSESLKQEINEFNDEKNGSKVLTEEENVSEVLLNNDTSVLENLSEPPYDPEQEVGNLYRVQRRKNSNELEDLFLIITTHVIRERDSLTGKLRCCWSTSSVLSCVLGRSEPVTVDIIFDTTREHRQNRRYLVEPNIAKEIVQIINERIEKRTILLKVFKCMKCSTHFSQDSEYIFINSSASVPGTNQLKCPTCGSTLVIETDELSMLDMENDTSKGLLESVTKNQHSENSVKTNLQHSESSSSIGSATSLEESRESTPSANVLDKKYESDIEVLSNPSESSIEVLDDGSRTHLTPHRKRSSEERRAAVAPCLLTIPDAAPIMTGLTESSSSGSLTNSICTAYENKAMRQINADEKSLSNNDKETKSSPVTNLTSMLGGLLQSIKIGSNKPLELKTEETSHLMGSNIQYSYADFSSIDHRIKLHIILNIFEHENEELILLLRAEILMQNTKDTFPGCVVLSTSKVYILKIVGPEGEDPQRWLHKEISWTIDRLRRFSPIPFKQGVLIELEQPNKTNDELNSTITFLCVLQDLQRTLNFLLYVTDFLLPPICEEVELKISEHCTSLMHELLKNCKNYQDKDTIRHLALFSSALLKYQDLEIQLKLSSLIVTTSVLVICNMQWLLPGNKELPQIIREQAMSNLIGVEHYSSSITLNFLDEIIGQEERWVLDFVSTSAAEIVITSIRSPWEELFSIPLQNMVCKSQDSESA
- the LOC132913983 gene encoding serine/threonine-protein kinase 11-interacting protein isoform X2 produces the protein MSKIQNETIMQEIMVLGKLLHQNGEKVLNASGKLSLSTTLLYNLNEAFSLIVDGCENLEASFQVCNSSKIDIFRDLKFLHDFVQKTIGLKVTYCPSNPKIPVDITKFRCLKYLELKKVNIDTVKGLRGVRGQLESIVCTGRKGVCTVKQLLVNCGGDTGVGFVWGSLKHLALPHNALEKLDTSLELVPWLQVIDLSHNLITSADELSCLPNLKHVNLGYNKLETVPTFNEAASRLLQVIVLKNNYIESLNGLQSLECLTALDLSYNCLMEHSVLWPLEKMSALLWVSLKGNPLSYHPKHRLLSIKHLHPCLSDSKLVVDHSSLSRLEKQIIAENRFFIIRSEKSVSNELLNSMSNSLNSSSLPTSINTSTISDFVAGTSAEGTGSMEKSFSKSKKKSNIKEAVIAEVEQEKDDLKADRSISCLEISKGHLETKKQILEIRRRYGEDKWLSSQAGTFVQDIMGIQPPTYSITSEFTIENLNAKDIVHSIEDSVNLLMKDTHMNELNDKSESLKQEINEFNDEKNGSKVLTEEENVSEVLLNNDTSVLENLSEPPYDPEQEVGNLYRVQRRKNSNELEDLFLIITTHVIRERDSLTGKLRCCWSTSSVLSCVLGRSEPVTVDIIFDTTREHRQNRRYLVEPNIAKEIVQIINERIEKRTILLKVFKCMKCSTHFSQDSEYIFINSSASGTNQLKCPTCGSTLVIETDELSMLDMENDTSKGLLESVTKNQHSENSVKTNLQHSESSSSIGGAGVRAISVTTSLVHSDSHIQAQVRCSATSLEESRESTPSANVLDKKYESDIEVLSNPSESSIEVLDDGSRTHLTPHRKRSSEERRAAVAPCLLTIPDAAPIMTGLTESSSSGSLTNSICTAYENKAMRQINADEKSLSNNDKETKSSPVTNLTSMLGGLLQSIKIGSNKPLELKTEETSHLMGSNIQYSYADFSSIDHRIKLHIILNIFEHENEELILLLRAEILMQNTKDTFPGCVVLSTSKVYILKIVGPEGEDPQRWLHKEISWTIDRLRRFSPIPFKQGVLIELEQPNKTNDELNSTITFLCVLQDLQRTLNFLLYVTDFLLPPICEEVELKISEHCTSLMHELLKNCKNYQDKDTIRHLALFSSALLKYQDLEIQLKLSSLIVTTSVLVICNMQWLLPGNKELPQIIREQAMSNLIGVEHYSSSITLNFLDEIIGQEERWVLDFVSTSAAEIVITSIRSPWEELFSIPLQNMVCKSQDSESA
- the LOC132913983 gene encoding serine/threonine-protein kinase 11-interacting protein isoform X3; protein product: MSKIQNETIMQEIMVLGKLLHQNGEKVLNASGKLSLSTTLLYNLNEAFSLIVDGCENLEASFQVCNSSKIDIFRDLKFLHDFVQKTIGLKVTYCPSNPKIPVDITKFRCLKYLELKKVNIDTVKGLRGVRGQLESIVCTGRKGVCTVKQLLVNCGGDTGVGFVWGSLKHLALPHNALEKLDTSLELVPWLQVIDLSHNLITSADELSCLPNLKHVNLGYNKLETVPTFNEAASRLLQVIVLKNNYIESLNGLQSLECLTALDLSYNCLMEHSVLWPLEKMSALLWVSLKGNPLSYHPKHRLLSIKHLHPCLSDSKLVVDHSSLSRLEKQIIAENRFFIIRSEKSVSNELLNSMSNSLNSSSLPTSINTSTISDFVAGTSAEGTGSMEKSFSKSKKKSNIKEAVIAEVEQEKDDLKADRSISCLEISKGHLETKKQILEIRRRYGEDKWLSSQAGTFVQDIMGIQPPTYSITSEFTIENLNAKDIVHSIEDSVNLLMKDTHMNELNDKSESLKQEINEFNDEKNGSKVLTEEENVSEVLLNNDTSVLENLSEPPYDPEQEVGNLYRVQRRKNSNELEDLFLIITTHVIRERDSLTGKLRCCWSTSSVLSCVLGRSEPVTVDIIFDTTREHRQNRRYLVEPNIAKEIVQIINERIEKRTILLKVFKCMKCSTHFSQDSEYIFINSSASVPGTNQLKCPTCGSTLVIETDELSMLDMENDTSKGLLESVTKNQHSENSVKTNLQHSESSSSIGGAGVRAISVTTSLVHSDSHIQAQVRCSATSLEESRESTPSANVLDKKYESDIEVLSNPSESSIEVLDDGSRKRSSEERRAAVAPCLLTIPDAAPIMTGLTESSSSGSLTNSICTAYENKAMRQINADEKSLSNNDKETKSSPVTNLTSMLGGLLQSIKIGSNKPLELKTEETSHLMGSNIQYSYADFSSIDHRIKLHIILNIFEHENEELILLLRAEILMQNTKDTFPGCVVLSTSKVYILKIVGPEGEDPQRWLHKEISWTIDRLRRFSPIPFKQGVLIELEQPNKTNDELNSTITFLCVLQDLQRTLNFLLYVTDFLLPPICEEVELKISEHCTSLMHELLKNCKNYQDKDTIRHLALFSSALLKYQDLEIQLKLSSLIVTTSVLVICNMQWLLPGNKELPQIIREQAMSNLIGVEHYSSSITLNFLDEIIGQEERWVLDFVSTSAAEIVITSIRSPWEELFSIPLQNMVCKSQDSESA
- the LOC132913983 gene encoding serine/threonine-protein kinase 11-interacting protein isoform X5; the protein is MSKIQNETIMQEIMVLGKLLHQNGEKVLNASGKLSLSTTLLYNLNEAFSLIVDGCENLEASFQVCNSSKIDIFRDLKFLHDFVQKTIGLKVTYCPSNPKIPVDITKFRCLKYLELKKVNIDTVKGLRGVRGQLESIVCTGRKGVCTVKQLLVNCGGDTGVGFVWGSLKHLALPHNALEKLDTSLELVPWLQVIDLSHNLITSADELSCLPNLKHVNLGYNKLETVPTFNEAASRLLQVIVLKNNYIESLNGLQSLECLTALDLSYNCLMEHSVLWPLEKMSALLWVSLKGNPLSYHPKHRLLSIKHLHPCLSDSKLVVDHSSLSRLEKQIIAENRFFIIRSEKSVSNELLNSMSNSLNSSSLPTSINTSTISDFVAGTSAEGTGSMEKSFSKSKKKSNIKEAVIAEVEQEKDDLKADRSISCLEISKGHLETKKQILEIRRRYGEDKWLSSQAGTFVQDIMGIQPPTYSITSEFTIENLNAKDIVHSIEDSVNLLMKDTHMNELNDKSESLKQEINEFNDEKNGSKVLTEEENVSEVLLNNDTSVLENLSEPPYDPEQEVGNLYRVQRRKNSNELEDLFLIITTHVIRERDSLTGKLRCCWSTSSVLSCVLGRSEPVTVDIIFDTTREHRQNRRYLVEPNIAKEIVQIINERIEKRTILLKVFKCMKCSTHFSQDSEYIFINSSASVPGTNQLKCPTCGSTLVIETDELSMLDMENDTSKGLLESVTKNQHSENSVKTNLQHSESSSSIGGAGVRAISVTTSLVHSDSHIQAQVRCSATSLEESRESTPSANVLDKKYESDIEVLSNPSESSIEVLDDGSRTHLTPHRKRSSEERRAAVAPCLLTIPDAAPIMTGLTESSSSGSLTNSICTAYENKAMRQINADEKSLSNNDKETKSSPVTNLTSMLGGLLQSIKIGSNKPLELKTEETSHLMGSNIQYSYADFSSIDHRIKLHIILNIFEHENEELILLLRAEILMQNTKDTFPGCVVLSTSKVYILKIVGPEGFFITTDL